One Sulfolobus sp. S-194 DNA segment encodes these proteins:
- the leuS gene encoding leucine--tRNA ligase, with product MSLANFFNEIAFKWQKEWENNKVYEANPETDKPKKFITVAFPYTNSPLHIGHGRTYITADIYARYLRMKGYNVLFPFAFQFTGTPILSISESVKRGDEEIISTFVNIYQIPKEEIEKFSDPTYLAEYFKNDMKNTAKKLGLSIDWRREFTTVDPIFEKFVQWQYRKLMELGYIKREDSPVAYCPRDEFPVGMHDTRGDIEPEITDLDGIYFPSGDYFFIAATPRPETIFGAVALLVNPEADYVIATDSLNRKVIISKQTYDKLKYQMNFRVEGEKKGKDLVGMIAKNTVTEKEIKVLPSKLVDPGIGTGVVMAVPSHEPLHYIALTELKEEFELIPVIKTDELGELPGVEAVGLAQTKNPAELKDYIDTIYRIEYHKGVMREDLVDLVPDFMKEFVKDKIAGKLVKDAREKTRELLDMLNSRITIYEISNGPVYCRCGAEIVVKVIKGQWFIDYSNPIWKTSVLKSLDKINFIPADSKKEIEKIIFNLQPRAFTRSRGLGVRLPWDEKEIIDSLSDSTIYTAFYTIIHRLKYPVSLLSDKFWDYILLDRGTVDEVSKELGIPKEQLEEVKSEFKYWYPVDSRHSGRDLIQNHLPYYLFHHFAIFGEKFLPRQIVTNGFIRVGGKKMSKSFGNIYPLNKAIDEYGVETVRVALTSTSSISDDIEFNSNIAKSIIEQLKKIHDLISKLLEIEGVNEKRDPDEWLLSIFRKYIEEVDKAYESLDLRTVYMTVYYTIYETIKDYIELTNAKINKDVVKKIISIWLRLMAPITPHLAEELWHKINNTFIVQERFPSVNEVEYNEKSLLKVEYLRSIIEDVSRLSSELGKEAEKVVIYVNDDNNLKELLKKAIIAIKDRKSLRDFIIENNIDDKTARRIYELANILPITIRDLIITTDIDEEEVIAQNINFLMNKLDLREMIVYSSTDEKAPNILGKKDLALPYKPGIAIL from the coding sequence ATGAGTCTTGCAAATTTCTTTAATGAGATTGCTTTTAAATGGCAAAAAGAATGGGAAAATAACAAAGTATATGAAGCTAATCCCGAAACAGATAAGCCTAAGAAATTTATTACAGTTGCTTTTCCCTATACAAATAGTCCATTACATATTGGCCATGGAAGAACTTACATAACTGCAGATATTTATGCAAGGTATTTACGAATGAAAGGTTATAATGTACTTTTCCCTTTTGCATTCCAATTCACTGGGACGCCAATTCTTTCAATTTCCGAATCTGTTAAGAGAGGAGATGAAGAGATAATATCAACTTTTGTAAATATTTATCAAATACCTAAAGAGGAAATTGAAAAATTTTCGGATCCAACATATCTTGCAGAGTATTTCAAAAATGATATGAAGAACACTGCCAAAAAATTAGGATTGAGTATAGATTGGCGAAGGGAATTTACTACAGTTGATCCAATTTTTGAGAAATTTGTACAGTGGCAATATAGAAAATTGATGGAATTAGGATATATAAAGAGGGAAGACTCACCAGTAGCTTACTGTCCAAGGGATGAATTTCCAGTAGGTATGCATGATACAAGGGGTGACATAGAACCAGAAATAACAGACTTAGACGGAATTTACTTTCCTTCTGGGGATTACTTTTTTATAGCAGCTACTCCAAGACCAGAAACTATATTTGGTGCAGTAGCACTTCTTGTCAATCCCGAAGCAGATTACGTTATTGCTACAGATAGTCTGAATAGGAAAGTGATCATATCAAAGCAAACTTATGATAAGTTAAAGTATCAGATGAATTTCAGAGTAGAAGGAGAGAAGAAAGGAAAAGATCTCGTAGGGATGATAGCTAAAAACACCGTAACAGAAAAGGAGATAAAAGTATTGCCTAGTAAGCTTGTAGATCCAGGCATAGGAACTGGCGTTGTTATGGCAGTACCTTCACATGAACCCTTACATTACATTGCTTTAACAGAACTTAAAGAGGAATTTGAGTTAATACCAGTTATCAAGACTGATGAATTAGGAGAATTACCTGGAGTGGAGGCAGTAGGATTAGCCCAGACAAAAAACCCAGCTGAGTTGAAAGATTACATTGATACAATTTATAGAATCGAATATCACAAAGGGGTAATGAGAGAAGACCTAGTTGACCTAGTCCCAGATTTTATGAAAGAGTTTGTAAAAGATAAAATTGCTGGAAAGCTTGTTAAAGATGCAAGAGAAAAGACTAGAGAATTATTGGACATGTTAAATTCAAGAATCACTATCTATGAAATTAGTAATGGACCAGTATATTGCAGATGTGGAGCAGAAATCGTAGTTAAGGTTATTAAAGGTCAATGGTTTATAGATTACTCTAATCCAATTTGGAAGACTTCTGTTCTCAAATCCTTGGATAAAATCAATTTTATTCCTGCTGATTCGAAGAAAGAAATAGAAAAGATAATCTTTAATCTTCAACCTAGGGCATTTACGAGATCTAGAGGTTTAGGAGTTAGATTACCTTGGGATGAAAAAGAAATAATTGATAGTCTTAGTGACTCAACAATTTACACTGCGTTTTATACAATTATTCATAGACTCAAATATCCTGTGTCACTACTTAGTGATAAATTCTGGGATTATATTCTACTTGATAGGGGTACAGTTGATGAGGTATCTAAAGAACTAGGAATTCCTAAAGAGCAATTAGAAGAAGTCAAGAGCGAATTTAAGTATTGGTATCCAGTAGATTCTAGACATAGTGGGAGAGATTTAATACAAAACCATTTACCATACTATCTATTCCATCATTTTGCTATATTTGGGGAGAAATTCTTACCTAGACAAATTGTTACTAATGGATTCATTAGAGTTGGAGGAAAGAAAATGAGCAAAAGTTTCGGAAACATTTACCCATTAAATAAGGCTATTGATGAGTATGGTGTCGAAACTGTTAGAGTTGCCCTCACTTCTACCTCTTCTATCTCAGATGATATTGAATTTAACTCAAATATCGCAAAAAGTATCATAGAACAGCTGAAAAAGATCCATGATCTTATTTCTAAATTACTTGAAATTGAGGGAGTTAATGAGAAAAGGGACCCAGATGAATGGTTACTTTCTATTTTTAGGAAATATATTGAAGAGGTAGACAAGGCTTATGAGAGCTTAGATTTACGAACAGTATACATGACGGTCTATTACACAATATATGAAACAATAAAAGATTACATTGAACTCACAAATGCAAAAATAAATAAAGATGTTGTTAAAAAAATAATTTCAATATGGTTAAGGTTAATGGCTCCTATAACGCCTCATTTAGCAGAAGAATTATGGCACAAAATTAACAATACATTTATAGTTCAAGAAAGATTCCCTAGCGTAAACGAAGTGGAATATAATGAGAAGTCATTACTTAAAGTTGAGTATTTAAGAAGTATAATTGAGGATGTAAGTAGATTATCGTCTGAATTAGGGAAAGAAGCAGAGAAAGTCGTAATTTATGTTAATGACGATAATAATTTAAAAGAATTACTGAAAAAGGCAATAATTGCAATAAAAGATAGAAAATCATTAAGAGATTTTATTATAGAAAATAATATAGACGATAAAACAGCAAGGAGAATATATGAGTTAGCTAATATACTTCCTATTACTATAAGAGATCTGATAATAACAACTGATATTGATGAAGAAGAGGTTATAGCACAAAATATTAATTTCTTAATGAATAAATTAGATTTAAGAGAAATGATAGTTTATTCTTCTACTGATGAGAAAGCGCCAAATATTCTTGGTAAAAAGGATTTGGCATTACCATATAAACCGGGAATAGCAATATTATAG
- a CDS encoding radical SAM/SPASM domain-containing protein has protein sequence MLWLVLTTGKCNLTCDYCGGSFPSHIVPWNVKYDIQKLKNAIEKDQNATVIFYGGEPLMNPKFITQVMDNVKAKRWGIQTNGVAVKLLPERYWKKMSVALLSIDGREEITDKHRGKGVYKVVVKHAKYLKELGVETIARMAVTEDSDIYEEVMHLISLGVFDKIHWQLNVIWSERWNFEEWAYKSYLPGLKKLIDYFISELRKGRVVKIVPILGVLSAHFFKKYRGVACGAGYDSISISTDGRVLSCPIAVREKWAELGTLDSFRLLDEPLPEECRSCEYKDYCGGRCLYAIKEKYWGDEGFKIVDEVTKEYLKSVLSLVPEITELVKQGVIKLSDLYYDPTEDSTEVIP, from the coding sequence ATGTTATGGTTAGTCTTAACAACAGGAAAGTGCAATTTAACATGTGATTATTGCGGAGGATCTTTCCCTAGTCATATAGTTCCTTGGAATGTGAAGTATGATATTCAGAAACTTAAAAATGCAATCGAAAAAGACCAAAATGCTACTGTCATTTTCTACGGTGGAGAACCATTAATGAATCCTAAATTTATAACGCAAGTAATGGATAATGTAAAGGCTAAGAGATGGGGTATACAAACTAATGGTGTTGCTGTAAAACTATTACCAGAAAGATACTGGAAAAAGATGAGCGTAGCACTTCTCTCAATCGATGGAAGAGAGGAAATAACAGATAAACACAGAGGTAAGGGAGTTTATAAAGTTGTTGTAAAGCATGCTAAGTACTTAAAAGAGTTAGGAGTTGAAACTATAGCAAGAATGGCTGTAACTGAAGACTCAGATATCTATGAAGAGGTTATGCATTTAATTTCTCTTGGAGTATTTGATAAAATACATTGGCAATTAAATGTAATATGGAGTGAGAGATGGAATTTCGAAGAATGGGCCTATAAGTCCTATTTGCCCGGATTGAAAAAACTTATCGACTATTTTATTTCAGAGTTGAGGAAAGGAAGAGTTGTTAAGATTGTGCCAATATTAGGTGTTTTAAGTGCTCACTTCTTCAAGAAATATAGAGGAGTAGCTTGTGGTGCAGGATATGATAGTATATCAATATCTACTGATGGTAGAGTACTTTCATGCCCTATAGCAGTTAGGGAAAAGTGGGCTGAATTAGGTACCTTAGATTCCTTTAGGCTTCTTGATGAACCTTTACCCGAGGAATGTAGAAGCTGTGAATATAAAGATTATTGTGGAGGGAGATGTTTGTATGCTATTAAAGAGAAATATTGGGGAGATGAAGGATTTAAGATTGTTGACGAAGTTACTAAGGAATATCTGAAGAGTGTTTTATCTCTAGTCCCAGAAATAACTGAACTTGTAAAACAGGGTGTTATTAAATTAAGTGACTTATACTATGACCCCACAGAGGACTCTACCGAGGTTATACCTTAA
- a CDS encoding M20/M25/M40 family metallo-hydrolase codes for MDYLQDLFEFLKIDTTSAKGKGEEGAKFIVDYMKSHRIEAELIRHKAKNPYIYGEINVGAKKTLLIYNHYDVQPAEPLDKWNTDPFMPTVKEGKIFARGVGDDKGTLMARLQAIIEIMKEGKLNVNIKFLYEGEEEIGSPNMEEFLKDYSEKLKADYVLWEGSGRAPNNAPQIVLGVKGLLYVELRKTTSKDLHSMYAPIAQNPAWDLVYLLRALRTEDGKVLIPHFYDKVKWLSEEEKKYLKIDKKYLEDAIGQSIKDTDAMIKLVSNPTCNIDGVYAGYTGEGSKTVIPSYSFVKIDFRLVPEQDPDEILKYLEEYISPYNVEIIVHGKVRPYRTSTNSEIAKALIISAKNAYGQDPVVLPNSPGTGPMEMIARYLKLNQIADGIGVDYYGSNIHSFNENIYVDDYYKAISWMKEFLRVI; via the coding sequence ATGGACTATTTACAAGACCTCTTTGAATTCCTCAAAATAGACACTACATCAGCTAAAGGAAAAGGTGAAGAAGGTGCTAAATTTATTGTTGATTATATGAAAAGTCATAGGATTGAAGCTGAACTAATAAGGCATAAAGCAAAGAATCCTTACATTTATGGAGAAATAAATGTTGGTGCAAAAAAGACGTTGCTAATATATAACCATTACGATGTACAACCAGCTGAGCCATTAGATAAATGGAATACTGATCCCTTTATGCCAACAGTAAAAGAAGGTAAAATTTTCGCTAGAGGTGTAGGCGATGATAAAGGTACTTTAATGGCTAGGTTGCAAGCCATTATAGAGATTATGAAGGAGGGAAAGTTAAACGTAAATATAAAGTTTCTATATGAGGGTGAAGAAGAAATAGGAAGTCCTAATATGGAAGAATTTCTTAAAGATTACTCTGAAAAATTAAAAGCAGATTATGTTCTTTGGGAAGGATCAGGTAGAGCTCCTAATAATGCTCCACAGATAGTCTTAGGAGTAAAGGGATTACTTTATGTAGAATTAAGAAAAACAACGAGTAAAGATCTTCATTCCATGTATGCTCCTATTGCCCAAAATCCAGCTTGGGATTTAGTTTACTTATTAAGAGCTTTAAGAACTGAAGATGGCAAAGTATTGATCCCACACTTCTACGATAAAGTCAAATGGTTAAGTGAAGAAGAGAAAAAATATTTAAAAATTGACAAGAAATACCTAGAAGATGCAATAGGACAAAGCATAAAGGACACAGATGCTATGATAAAATTAGTATCTAACCCAACGTGTAATATAGACGGAGTTTATGCCGGTTATACTGGAGAAGGCTCTAAAACAGTCATTCCCTCATATTCTTTCGTAAAAATTGACTTTAGGCTTGTACCTGAACAAGACCCGGATGAGATACTGAAATATTTGGAAGAGTATATATCACCATATAACGTAGAAATCATAGTACATGGGAAAGTAAGACCATACAGAACTTCAACTAATAGTGAAATAGCAAAGGCATTAATTATATCAGCAAAGAATGCCTATGGCCAAGATCCAGTAGTTCTACCAAATAGTCCAGGTACTGGACCGATGGAAATGATAGCTAGGTATTTGAAATTGAACCAAATAGCAGATGGTATAGGAGTTGACTATTATGGTTCTAATATCCACTCATTTAACGAGAATATCTACGTTGATGACTACTATAAAGCTATATCATGGATGAAAGAATTTCTCAGAGTGATCTAG
- the priX gene encoding DNA primase noncatalytic subunit PriX, with protein sequence MKVKIFLHYPDDTPAGYVIFDGKTSKVYDENGNLLFEVEGIFPPKLRKINYEWVDKVLDEGLEDARKRFILYVGSRYLVNIKGLSEDEAIKRLEDFYYKKGGGKIYESWLKSVLRGVKNKGLKPWSLKRIQEKDKEMYSLISKVLNKQT encoded by the coding sequence ATGAAAGTTAAAATATTTTTACATTATCCCGATGATACACCAGCTGGTTATGTTATATTTGACGGAAAAACATCGAAGGTTTACGATGAAAATGGTAATTTACTTTTTGAGGTAGAGGGCATTTTTCCTCCAAAACTGAGAAAAATAAACTATGAATGGGTTGATAAAGTATTGGATGAAGGGTTAGAAGATGCTAGAAAAAGATTTATTCTGTATGTAGGAAGTAGATATCTTGTAAATATTAAAGGATTATCTGAGGATGAAGCTATAAAAAGATTGGAGGATTTTTACTATAAAAAAGGTGGAGGAAAGATTTATGAATCTTGGCTAAAATCTGTATTAAGGGGAGTAAAAAATAAGGGCTTAAAACCATGGAGTCTAAAAAGAATTCAAGAAAAAGATAAGGAAATGTATTCTCTCATTTCCAAAGTTTTAAATAAACAAACTTAA
- a CDS encoding ATP-binding protein — MKCSKCDNKAIIKIPYSNLALCKDHFIEWFERRFERIVDKYKMFENSKKIAVAVSGGKDSTTLLYLMKKLSEKKGFEIIGINIDLGIDMGKQYSSKSTEFALKNFEMLGVKYRIVRIKQRYGFTIDEAKHKIRRPVCSTCGLVKRYTLTEIAEEEGADTIVTGHNLNDMAQFIMTGYFNGDVRDLARLDIITPPEKGYKVTKVKPLFLTYEKEILTYALVKGIPFLYDSCPHTFRVGGATQDTIRRKLEELEEAIPGYMLMLVENFINKIQPALKEKYIKEEEISYCKICGRPTTKDREICSFCAVRLKMTGQTINIK, encoded by the coding sequence ATGAAATGTAGTAAGTGTGATAATAAGGCTATTATAAAAATCCCTTACTCTAATCTGGCGTTATGTAAAGATCACTTTATTGAGTGGTTTGAAAGAAGGTTTGAAAGAATAGTTGATAAGTATAAGATGTTTGAGAACTCGAAGAAAATAGCTGTAGCAGTATCTGGAGGAAAAGATAGTACAACTTTGCTTTATCTAATGAAGAAGCTTAGTGAGAAGAAGGGATTTGAAATAATTGGTATAAACATTGATTTGGGTATAGATATGGGTAAACAGTATTCCTCAAAGAGTACTGAGTTTGCTTTAAAGAATTTTGAAATGTTAGGTGTTAAATATAGAATTGTGAGGATAAAACAGAGATATGGGTTTACAATTGATGAGGCAAAGCATAAAATAAGAAGACCAGTATGTAGCACATGTGGTTTAGTAAAAAGATATACTCTAACGGAAATTGCTGAAGAGGAAGGAGCAGATACTATAGTGACAGGTCATAATTTAAATGATATGGCACAATTTATAATGACTGGATATTTCAATGGGGATGTAAGAGATTTAGCTAGGCTAGATATCATAACCCCACCGGAAAAGGGATATAAAGTAACAAAAGTTAAACCACTCTTTCTAACATATGAGAAAGAAATTTTAACTTATGCCTTAGTGAAAGGAATTCCGTTCCTATATGATTCTTGCCCACATACATTCAGAGTTGGTGGTGCTACTCAAGATACTATAAGGAGAAAATTGGAAGAACTTGAAGAGGCAATACCGGGGTATATGCTAATGTTAGTAGAGAATTTCATAAATAAAATCCAACCAGCTTTAAAGGAGAAGTATATAAAAGAAGAAGAAATAAGCTATTGTAAGATTTGCGGTAGGCCCACAACTAAAGATAGAGAAATCTGTTCATTTTGTGCAGTAAGGTTAAAAATGACTGGACAAACAATTAATATAAAATGA
- the cobB gene encoding NAD-dependent protein deacetylase: protein MECDKVGDLLLTSTYAIAFTGAGISTASGIPDFRGPNGLWKKYSPELATIEYFKKDPRGFWEFYNLRMRGLFTALPNKAHHALAELEKMGLIRAIITQNIDGLHQLAGSRNVIELHGSMRKCYCVKCLKTYDSNTVLDKIDKEGLPPKCECGGVIRPDVVLFGEPVYNISTALEIAREADLVLAIGSSLTVYPANMIPLTVKEMGGKLIILNAEETPLDNIADIVIRERVEEFLPCVVDYIKSQTLHRSS, encoded by the coding sequence ATGGAATGTGATAAAGTTGGTGATTTACTTTTAACTTCAACTTATGCTATAGCCTTTACGGGAGCAGGGATTAGTACAGCATCTGGGATACCAGATTTTAGGGGACCAAATGGTTTATGGAAAAAGTACTCTCCAGAGTTAGCTACAATAGAGTATTTTAAAAAAGACCCTAGGGGTTTTTGGGAGTTCTATAACTTAAGAATGAGAGGACTGTTTACAGCTTTACCAAATAAAGCACACCATGCATTAGCTGAACTAGAGAAAATGGGATTAATAAGAGCTATAATAACACAAAATATTGACGGTTTACATCAATTAGCTGGTTCAAGAAATGTAATTGAACTTCACGGAAGTATGAGAAAATGCTATTGTGTGAAATGTCTAAAAACTTATGATAGTAATACGGTGTTAGATAAAATAGATAAAGAGGGATTACCGCCTAAATGTGAGTGCGGAGGAGTAATAAGACCAGATGTAGTTTTATTCGGTGAACCGGTATATAATATTTCAACAGCGTTAGAGATAGCTAGAGAAGCTGATTTAGTTTTAGCAATTGGGAGTTCGTTAACTGTCTATCCAGCAAATATGATACCCCTAACTGTTAAAGAAATGGGTGGAAAACTGATCATCTTAAACGCAGAAGAAACGCCTCTTGATAACATAGCAGATATAGTAATTAGAGAAAGAGTTGAAGAGTTTTTGCCATGTGTTGTAGATTATATTAAAAGTCAGACCCTACACCGCTCTTCATAA
- a CDS encoding DUF3311 domain-containing protein: MKQKYYIAVFIALILDIVLYSIFPVYNITTPSIGGLPFFYVYQIIMLAVTAIIYLIVAFIKG, from the coding sequence ATGAAACAAAAGTATTATATTGCAGTATTTATAGCCCTCATACTTGATATTGTACTCTACTCAATATTCCCAGTGTATAATATAACAACTCCTAGTATTGGAGGGCTTCCCTTCTTTTATGTATACCAAATAATAATGCTAGCTGTGACTGCAATAATCTATTTGATAGTAGCATTCATAAAGGGGTGA
- a CDS encoding sodium:solute symporter translates to MNNYNLNIDGITVAVFLVLFTFFTFLGFYGAKWRKGDLNKLDEWGLGGRRLGWLLVWFLLGADLFTAYTFIAVPSAFFATGSLYFFAVPYVAWGFGVAMLTMPKLWTVARNKGYVTAADYVKDRFNSKGLAIAVALTGAIAELPYIALQIIGMQAVIAILFIGLGISSTKLSSDLALLIAFIILAAFTFVSGLRGAALSGVYKDILVWITVLTTIGVVLTHYGNFQGALTIAHQVSPKVDFLDLPPKLFLAYWSLALGSTFALYLYPHAINGSLSAESRERLKIGTALLPLYGIGLALITLFGLLIFLVPNALKVVLTTKNGALTVPSLIAATTPDWFTGLAFTAIFIGGLVPAAIMAIGVANLLTRNVIGEFTKLSPTNEARLAKILSTVFKFIALAFVFIVPATYAIQLQLLGGIIVTQTLPAVFLSLFTDKLEKNSTLAGWAAGVISGVGLVIYVNLVLEHYGSLKTSLFTTPLGPIYIALIALGINLLVTLVGSLVAYASGWRPYKKISSKDFEVEEVAK, encoded by the coding sequence ATGAACAATTATAATTTAAATATAGATGGTATAACTGTCGCTGTATTTTTAGTACTTTTTACCTTCTTTACCTTCTTAGGATTTTACGGAGCTAAATGGAGAAAGGGAGACTTAAATAAGCTTGATGAGTGGGGACTTGGAGGAAGAAGATTAGGATGGTTATTAGTTTGGTTCTTATTAGGAGCAGACCTATTTACAGCTTATACATTTATTGCTGTTCCTTCAGCATTCTTTGCTACTGGTTCATTATACTTCTTTGCTGTTCCTTATGTAGCTTGGGGATTTGGAGTAGCAATGCTAACGATGCCAAAGCTTTGGACAGTAGCTAGAAATAAAGGCTATGTGACTGCTGCAGATTATGTAAAAGATAGATTCAACAGTAAAGGGCTAGCAATTGCTGTAGCATTAACTGGTGCTATAGCTGAATTACCATATATCGCATTACAGATTATAGGAATGCAAGCAGTTATTGCCATACTCTTTATAGGATTAGGAATTAGTAGTACAAAATTAAGCAGTGATCTAGCATTATTAATAGCATTTATAATATTAGCCGCATTTACCTTTGTTAGTGGTTTAAGAGGTGCAGCTCTAAGCGGAGTTTATAAGGACATACTAGTTTGGATTACGGTGTTAACTACAATTGGTGTAGTCTTGACTCATTATGGTAATTTTCAAGGAGCGCTAACTATAGCCCATCAAGTATCGCCTAAAGTAGATTTCCTTGATTTACCACCTAAACTCTTCTTAGCTTATTGGAGCTTAGCACTAGGAAGCACTTTTGCCCTATATTTATATCCACATGCTATAAACGGTTCATTATCTGCTGAAAGTAGAGAAAGATTAAAAATAGGTACAGCATTGCTACCTTTATACGGAATAGGATTAGCGTTAATTACGTTGTTTGGATTATTAATCTTCTTAGTACCAAACGCATTAAAAGTTGTACTAACTACTAAAAATGGTGCATTAACAGTTCCTTCTCTAATTGCTGCTACAACTCCAGACTGGTTTACTGGTTTAGCATTTACGGCAATATTTATTGGTGGTCTAGTCCCTGCTGCTATTATGGCTATAGGTGTGGCAAACTTGCTTACACGAAATGTAATTGGCGAGTTTACTAAACTCTCACCAACAAACGAAGCAAGGCTAGCTAAAATACTATCAACAGTATTTAAGTTTATAGCATTGGCTTTCGTGTTTATTGTTCCAGCAACATATGCTATACAGCTTCAACTATTAGGCGGTATAATTGTGACTCAAACACTACCAGCAGTATTCCTTTCCCTATTTACTGATAAACTTGAGAAGAACTCCACTTTAGCTGGCTGGGCAGCAGGTGTAATAAGCGGTGTAGGATTAGTGATTTATGTTAACTTAGTACTGGAGCATTACGGTTCACTAAAAACGTCGTTATTTACTACGCCATTAGGTCCTATATATATTGCTTTGATAGCGTTAGGAATTAACTTACTGGTAACATTAGTGGGTTCCTTAGTTGCATATGCTAGTGGTTGGAGACCTTACAAGAAGATAAGTTCAAAAGACTTTGAAGTAGAAGAAGTTGCAAAGTAG
- a CDS encoding MarR family transcriptional regulator encodes MNLRDKVLAYLFDKRSATAEEIADRIKEEVDYVQATLRVLENEKLVRKVKKGFIKKHDAYELTPTGLEEAEKAYEKVQNKASELQQIVQGGGEIPEDYIDLIPLMTALSLIETMMLEDIILFDIFNNM; translated from the coding sequence ATGAATCTAAGAGATAAAGTATTAGCTTATCTTTTCGACAAGAGAAGTGCTACTGCTGAAGAAATAGCCGATAGAATAAAAGAAGAAGTAGATTATGTTCAAGCGACTTTAAGAGTTTTAGAAAATGAAAAATTAGTTAGAAAAGTGAAGAAGGGATTTATTAAAAAACATGATGCTTATGAGTTGACTCCTACTGGATTAGAGGAAGCTGAGAAAGCCTACGAAAAAGTGCAAAACAAAGCTAGTGAGTTACAGCAAATAGTACAGGGAGGAGGCGAGATACCAGAAGATTACATAGATTTAATCCCTCTCATGACTGCATTGTCTTTAATAGAAACAATGATGCTTGAAGATATAATTTTATTCGACATTTTCAATAATATGTAA